The following proteins come from a genomic window of Athalia rosae chromosome 1, iyAthRosa1.1, whole genome shotgun sequence:
- the LOC105683733 gene encoding uncharacterized protein LOC105683733, giving the protein MEHEVRNGNVGDTEADTPAVTFVYFNVGERREATCFRADQVTHKEIKELFRSAAEAGPLDIVKLRQGDKLLNISPHLPSNTPETPYSLQVVGAHPGSTGMLEADLLRALERRVSALERELREHQEVTVATPFLPLRELKRQVDAFRKKLETTEHLSWLGFYKQLPEPISTEACRRLQYRRKSDSVKRMVREKFLNICDVSVSSSVRQWLRSPAFDARQWEDEELLLMLQAMFMELDLLEKFSIPLSTLRNFLYEVYNNYNEVPFHNFRHCFCVAQMMYAIVWAADLPSKIGHLEVFVLLVSCICHDLDHPGFNNIYQINARTELALRYNDISPLENHHCSVAFRVLESPECNILASLDAATFRTVREGIIRCILATDMARHNEILGQFTETTPEFDYSNKSHTNLLTMVLIKVADISNEARPMDVAEPWLDRLLQEFFKQSDAEKLEGLPVTPFMDRDKVTKPSSQCSFIGLVLLPLFEALGELLPELQEFIVRPVRDALEYYRRLNEAAKDERLHRKSIVDLGESNTTSISTYVVKSMSTQSVRSKRSGGCAVRSRSRSIEDSVENLTIEEVDTVDSSDPETATEVEVSEKTLKFKISTEGSTAGRKSYPGSRKGSREKSTLDYHHHDLARAMREHDPDRERRRSRGENLSSDMSSPVSARSGDDSRILEELERDEVVIEVHQRVEGAENGNGNYNAILDEELRTRCSCSCIDHQERDKTTPNSHKSLLSRLRTFTDRLSISFDSRESPAIKSQTAKTAGKCLSKSNSITGSSSARHVPVHCKSCNLAKTKQVLVEEVSEPARESKNCGNTNDRIATPNIQISWAEKRATTLPKTRKSQDGKSRGWKTVFAKEKRPSVSLEAIPATDDDVAVIKHKRNSSNPEGKLATVNTTRDTTVNVSPEKELRSLGCTAEFKGTKKARTKPEIVLNPSTSSNALDKEIGKVEIRRSSASMEDITKITNQSESLFLGSQNDKDTEELQHTGSLDSMLHKEAEKVCKKSLVFSSPGASKKYSAGIFSRFKSGMSIDSARSSSGPLNEQQQQQQQQQQQQQQQQQQQQQQLQGGWISSLAASFRPKRQTSEVQFSPQRSQYPNHDGFK; this is encoded by the exons AGCTCTTTCGAAGCGCGGCGGAAGCCGGCCCTCTCGACATCGTGAAGCTCCGGCAGGGTGATAAACTGTTGAACATATCGCCCCATCTGCCCTCGAACACCCCCGAGACACCGTACTCGTTGCAG GTGGTCGGGGCTCATCCGGGCAGCACGGGGATGCTCGAGGCGGACCTGCTTCGCGCCCTGGAGCGCCGAGTTTCAGCGTTGGAACGGGAACTACGGGAACACCAAGAAGTCACCGTTGCGACGCCCTTTCTGCCCCTCAGGGAGCTCAAACGACAGGTTGACGCTTTCAGGAAAAAGCTCGAGACCACGGAGCACCTCAGCTGGCTGG GGTTCTACAAGCAGCTTCCGGAACCGATTTCGACCGAGGCCTGCCGGAGACTGCAGTACCGCAGGAAAAGTGACTCGGTCAAGCGAATGGTCCGCGAAAAATTCCTCAACATTTG CGACGTCTCCGTATCGTCGAGCGTACGTCAGTGGCTTCGCTCTCCTGCCTTCGACGCGCGGCAGTGGGAAGACGAGGAGCTTTTACTGATGCTGCAAGCGATGTTCATGGAGCTAGACCTcttggagaaattttcaataccCCTGTCAACGCTACGGAATTTCCTCTACGAAGTATACAACAACTACAACGAGGTTCCTTTTCACAACTTCAGGCACTGCTTCTGCGTAGCTCAAATG ATGTACGCGATCGTGTGGGCGGCTGATCTACCCTCTAAAATCGGTCACCTCGAAGTCTTCGTGCTCCTCGTGTCCTGCATCTGCCACGACCTCGACCACCCCGGTTTCAACAACATCTATCAGATAAACGCTCGCACCGAGCTGGCGCTGCGTTACAACGATATCTCACCCCTGGAGAATCACCACTGCTCGGTGGCTTTCAGGGTACTCGAGTCGCCGGAGTGCAACATCCTCGCCTCCCTCGACGCCGCGACCTTCAGGACCGTCAGGGAGGGTATAATCAGATGCATACTCGCCACCGACATGGCCAGACACAACGAGATACTCGGACAATTCACGGAGACCACGCCAGAATTTGACTACTCGAACAAATCGCACACGAATTTG TTGACCATGGTTCTCATCAAGGTAGCAGACATCAGTAACGAAGCGAGGCCAATGGACGTTGCTGAGCCCTGGCTCGACAGACTCCTACAAGAATTCTTCAAGCAGAGCGACGCGGAAAAGCTCGAGGGCCTTCCCGTCACGCCTTTTATGGACCGGGACAAGGTCACGAAACCCTCTTCGCAGTGCAGCTTTATCGGGCTCGTTTTGCTCCCTCTGTTCGAAGCTCTCGGCGAACTCTTACCGGAGTTGCAG GAATTCATCGTACGCCCCGTCCGCGACGCCCTCGAGTACTACCGTCGTTTGAACGAAGCGGCCAAAGACGAACGCCTCCACCGCAAGAGTATAGTGGACCTCGGCGAGTCGAACACTACCTCGATATCGACGTACGTCGTGAAGTCGATGTCGACGCAGAGCGTGCGTTCGAAGAGATCGGGGGGGTGCGCCGTCAGATCGCGATCGAGATCGATCGAGGATTCGGTGGAGAATCTGACGATTGAGGAGGTCGACACGGTGGACAGTTCGGACCCGGAGACCGCGACGGAGGTCGAAGTCAGCGAGAAGACACTGAAATTCAAGATATCCACCGAGGGTAGCACCGCGGGGAGGAAAAGTTATCCCGGGAGCCGGAAGGGCAGCAGAGAGAAGAGCACGCTCGATTACCACCACCACGACCTGGCGAGGGCCATGCGGGAGCACGATCCCGACAGGGAGCGGCGAAGAAGCAGAGGCGAGAATCTCAGTAGCGACATGAGCTCACCGGTGAGCGCGAGGTCGGGCGACGATTCGAGGATCCTCGAGGAACTGGAAAGAGACGAAGTGGTCATCGAGGTGCACCAGAGGGTCGAGGGGGCCGAGAACGGTAACGGCAACTACAACGCGATCCTCGACGAAGAACTGAGGACGAGGTGCAGCTGCTCGTGCATCGATCACCAGGAGCGGGACAAAACGACGCCGAATAGTCACAAGTCGTTGTTGTCGAGGCTGAGGACTTTTACGGACAGATTGAGCATCAGCTTCGATTCAAGGGAGTCGCCCGCGATCAAGTCGCAAACCGCCAAGACCGCCGGTAAATGCCTGAGCAAGAGCAACTCGATAACGGGATCGAGTTCGGCGCGACACGTTCCAGTCCACTGTAAAAGTTGCAACCTTGCCAAGACGAAACAGGTCCTCGTCGAGGAAGTCTCTGAGCCTGCgagagaatcgaaaaattgcggAAACACCAACGACAGGATCGCGACACCGAATATACAAATTTCATGGGCGGAGAAGCGTGCGACGACGCTTCCCAAAACGAGGAAGTCTCAGGATGGTAAAAGTAGGGGCTGGAAGACCGTGTTCGCCAAGGAAAAGCGGCCGTCCGTTTCTCTCGAAGCTATACCGGCTacggacgacgacgtcgcggtGATAAAGCACAAGCGAAACTCTTCGAATCCGGAGGGAAAGCTCGCTACTGTAAATACGACGCGGGATACGACGGTGAACGTCAGTCCGGAAAAGGAATTGAGGTCCCTCGGATGCACGGCGGAATTCAAGGGAACCAAAAAAGCGCGGACGAAACCCGAGATAGTCCTGAACCCGAGTACCAGTAGCAATGCTCTGGACAAGGAAATCGGCAAAGTTGAGATCAGGAGGAGCTCGGCGAGCATGGAGGACATCACAAAGATCACGAATCAAAGCGAGAGTCTTTTTCTCGGCTCACAAAACGACAAAGACACCGAGGAGCTCCAGCACACTGGAAGCCTGGACTCGATGCTTCACAAAGAGGCGGAAAAGGTCTGCAAAAAGTCACTGGTCTTCTCGTCACCCGGAGCTTCGAAGAAATACAGCGCAGGGATTTTCTCGAGGTTTAAATCGGGGATGAGCATCGACAGCGCGAGAAGCAGCAGCGGACCGCTGAAcgagcaacagcagcaacaacagcagcaacagcagcaacagcaacaacaacaacaacaacaacagcagcaacttCAAGGAGGTTGGATATCTTCTCTGGCTGCAAGCTTCAGACCGAAGAGGCAAACGAGCGAAGTTCAATTTTCGCCGCAACGTTCGCAGTACCCGAATCACGATGGGTTCAAGTGA